The proteins below are encoded in one region of Podarcis raffonei isolate rPodRaf1 chromosome 8, rPodRaf1.pri, whole genome shotgun sequence:
- the FXYD1 gene encoding phospholemman has translation MDLWFLLPLCGILIGSAVAEPPQPKDIPHDPFNYDYHSLRIGGLIFAVVLFLLGILIVLSRRCRCKFNQQQRTGEPDEEEGPLRSSIRRLSTRMR, from the exons ATGGACTTGTGGTTCCTTCTGCCTCTGTGTGGGATCTTGATAGGATCTGCAGTAGCAG AACCACCACAACCCAAGGACATTCCACACGACCCATTCAATTATG ATTACCACTCGCTGAGAATTGGGGGGCTGATTTTTGCTGTCGTCCTGTTCCTGCTTGGCATTCTTATTGTGCTCA gtCGACGTTGTCGCTGCAAGTTCAACCAGCAACAGAG GACTGGTGAACCTGACGAGGAGGAGGGGCCCCTGCGCAGCTCGATTCGGC GTTTATCCACAAGGATGAGATAG